Part of the Zingiber officinale cultivar Zhangliang chromosome 6A, Zo_v1.1, whole genome shotgun sequence genome, AAGGACGATGAATTCAGAGAGGGATCACAACCAATTGCGACCGGATCACGACCATGATTTAATTGTAATTACGAGTAGTCTATCCCTGATTCACTTTTTATGGATCAGGAGACCTGCTCCCCCCAAGCATGTTGCAATCCGTTAATGCAATTTAGTTTTCACTACAAGTGATATGCTTTGCTCAAGTGAGGGTTTGGAGCCTCGACAGCATATTTTATTGTTTCTGACAAAACTGGTCGGTTGGCCATTTGTGTTTCTATGATGTGGGTACTTAAACGACTCCTTTTTCCAATTTTTTTCTTATacatttagtatatatatatattcaatctTAACATGGCATAGCATGACTATTCCTTCTTATCATCATGGCAAAATCTGAATATCTAATGTAATATTGGGAAATACAGGTAGGGTTCCAAACACAAAGAGGTTGAATTTGCAGTCCGTTGGTGTCGAGCTTGACGAAACAGGAGCGATCAAGGTTTATTTTTTGTTCAACACATCTTTCCACTGACTTTGTGAACACCTATATCAATTTTATGGGTGTTTTTGATTTGGAACCCATAGCTGCTGCAAAAGTTATATTTGGGGGTTTTGCATCATAATCCTTAGATTCCTTTGCCCTAATATTTGACAAACTTTGGGGCATTCTTAGGTCGATGAATATTCTCGCACTTCAGTTCCCAGCATATGGGCTGTTGGTGATGTGACAAACAGAATGAACCTGACCCCTGTGGCATTTATGCAAGGAATTTACTTCTCTGTAAGTCTCCATTTTGTATTTTGCTGAAGCTTTTTGTTTGATTATATTAATTTTGACATGTATAACTGATCTGCTATTTTATAATGCAGAAAACTGTATTTGGAGGAAAGCCAACTAAACCTGATTACGTTAACATACCTTGTGCTGTCTTCTGGTAATTTTACTTTTTAACTTTTTTGTGCAATGAAATCACTTCACTTTCCCAATACTCTTTTTCATCTAAATTTtggatatgacatgatatggggAACGTTTACAGTTGCATCTGATATTATTTCTTGGAACTCCTTGGTTCCTCATTTGCCCGTGCCAGTTCCTACAATTCAAATTTTTTATAGAGTAGTTCCTCACTACGCCTAAGATTATGTTGGTTCAAAACACTTGTCAAGATATTCTTCTCGTTTGTTAGCATACCGCTGCTTTCAGCAGTAGGGTCTCAGTGAGCAACAGGCTCTGGAGCAAGCAAAGAATGATGTTCTTGTTTACACATCTTCCTTCGATCCTATGAAGAACACTATTTCCGGGTCAGTAGAGTTtctcttctcctagcaagaaaaGAAAAATGCCTGTATTTCATTGTATGCCACTTTTAGCTAGCATCGAAGAACAGCCAACGGTAAACAGACGAAACGATAGTGATAGTAAACTACAGTAAAAACCTGGTAGATTTATTTAGTTTTGATTTATTTCATGTTTCAGAAAGCAAGAAAAGACAGTCATGAAGCTTATCGTTGATTCTGAGACTGATAAAGTATTAGGCGCTTCAATGTGCGGGCCAGATGCACCTGAAATCATGCAGGTATACTCAACTAAGCACAAAATACACAAGATCATTTTACTGAACTCCTATAATTTCCCCAAAATTGGCATTTAATTTGATTCTATTTTGTTTCTTCCTAAATGCATTTATGTTCAGGCAATTGCTGTCGCGCTCAAATGCGAGACGTGTTTAAAGTCATTGTATTATCTAGAAAACGTCCGTGGGTGAATAAGAGAGGGCTGATCCGATTTCTGATCTATCTGTCCTAAAATAAATCTATCCATTTCTTATGAGAGATCCGAACATCTAGTGTTCATAGTTTAGGGTTTAGGAATCCACCCTTCTGCATCTGAGTTCTTCATTCTACCGCAGGTTGGAATCCACCCTTCCGCTGCTGAAGAGTTCGTGACGATGAGGTCGCTCAGAAGGCGAGTGGCTGGCTGTTGGAACTGAACCAAAGACCAACGTAAGTGAACAAGTTTCTATTCTTCAGAGCCAAAAGAATAaaatatattgattcacatgGCATGGCTCACTTCAGTTCAGACACCACTATTAAGAATGCAGCATATTGAATCATTGGCATGGTTTATAAATGTCAGTATAATAATTAAATTGTCTTGTATAAATATAATTAGTAGGTACACAACTTTGAAGACTTGATGATTAGCATCAAAATGTATATTTCATTGACCCCCACCACAAAATCTTGCTCGTCCCCAATGTAGTCGACTTCGTTTCGTTAGCTAAATCCCACTACTCTACGTAGTCTTCATTCATCACCGAACCAATTCTTCGCAAAAGGACCACTCAGTTCCTCCTactcaaattttcttttctttgttttttttttctcttttttttttccgtgaacagataaagaaataaataaataaatgccatctacaattttttttatttatttaatttcctcGCATCATTTCCTCTTCGGCAAATCGAACGCCTTCTTCAAGAACCGGTTGGCGGCATCGTCGTTCCGGTGGCACAGTACCCTGAGCACCGTGTTGGCGTCGGTCCTGCTCCACCGGCCGGTCGTCGGCGGCATAGGCACCCTCTCCATGGACCTCCCCAGCCCGCTAGCCTCGCAAGCCATGATAGTGAAGTCCTCCACCAGCTTCTCCGTCTGCAGGCTCATCAGCGCCACCACCCCCTCCAGCCCCGCCGCCTCCTTCTGCACCACCTCCTCCGTCACCAGCCCCTCGCCGCAGGTGCAGAAGATGCGCTTCAAGTTCGCCAGGTCCTCCATCACCATCCCGTAATCGGAGTGGTAGAAAGCCCTGGCGGGGCCGCCTGCGAGCACCACCAGCAGGAAGGCCTCGAAGGAGGCCTTCATGATCTCGCGCACCGCCAGAGGCTGCGCGCGGTCGCTGAGCACGGTGACGAGGAGGGAGAGGTTCTGCTTGAGGGAGCGGAGGGTGGGTCGGATGCGGGACTCGCCCACGCCGCCGACGTACAGGGAGTCGTAGAAGCTAGGGGCGGAGTCGAGGAAGATTAGCCGGTGGGCAGCGACCTCGGCCACGTGGAGGATCGCGGAGTGGATGGCGGATCGGGCGAGGTCGAAATGGGTGGGGCCGACGGCGCGGCGGCGGAGGGGGGTGCGCCGGGGGGTGCGCGGGGAAGGGGAAGGGCCGGGCCGGGAGAAGAACGACAAGGACTTGTCGATAGAGTGGAGAAGTCCGAGGAGGTAGTGCAGGGTGTTGAGGCGGACGTAGAGCCGCTGGGTGCCGCGGCTCACGGTGGGGCGGGGGTGGTTAGTGCCGTCGCCGGCACCCTTGCGGACGGGAAGGAGgttgggcttcatgccagactTGCAACCGATGAGGCCGGGGTCGATGCCGGCTTTGCACGGGGTGGCCGCCTTCCACAGTAGGAGCATCATGGAGTCCTGATTGCATCTCGTTAATGGCGGAAGGGCAGGACTATAACTCTGTTTCGAACCTGACAGACCACCATTTGAGTTAACAGACCGAGATTTCATGACAAAAAAATAAGCCAAACAGGACTGACCGCACGACGCAACGAAAGAAGTGTAGTCCTGAATCAGAGAATCCAAGCCTTCAGCGAGCGTCTGAGCAAGATCATCCCTCCCTCCAACTTGGATCTCGAAGAACTCATCCACTGTCACCTTAGCCAGCTTCATCAGATCAACTGCCGATTGCGCGTACGGCTCCGTCTTCGACTTCGGGTTCCAACTCTGTCGTGCATTTCGAAGATCAACATGATAGAAGTAGGAGGAGGATTCTTGAAGTATCAGTTAGAGTTACCTCAGTATCTTTAGCTCTGGTAACGCACTCCCTCCCCATCCTCAACCTCTCATCTATCCAGTTCCTCAAGAGACTCACGATGATGGAATCCACCTCGTAGGGAACCATCTCCCTCAAGATCATCTTCGCTTCGGCCTCGGCATCGGCTGACTCCTCCACGGCCATCTGAACCAGCATCTTCTCCAGCTTCCCTGCGATGTGCAGGACCCTAACCACCTCGTTCGTCAGGCCTTCAATCCGAGACAAATGCTGCTTTAGCACGATGCCATAACAAGTGTGGAGGGTCACCAGGGAAACAGCCACAGGAACCGGATGCCATCTCTTGAGTATGCAACTGTAGTTTTCCTTCTCGAACACAGCCAAGCTCTCCACTTCCTTGGCGAGATGGACCAGCGTATCGTTCGGGTCCTCGTCTACTTCGACCACCATGCTATCGAACTTTCCGTTCCCATTCTCGAACACCTGAAACCAAGTAGTAGATAGAGCCTCCGTAAACCTCCATGGCTAGAGGACTCGAAAGAATTTGCAGTAGTACTTGCTAACCTTGGTGAAAGCGCTCTTCAAGGAAGACCTTACGTACTGTTCGACGCAGCTTATCGATGAGAATTTGGTGGGAAACAGAGGCGTGCGCTGGGGGATAACCCCGGCATTAATTCCGTTGCTCGAAGCATCTTCGCTGAGTATTTGCGAGGTGAGAAGCGCCAAGCCGAGCACATTCTCCATCACCCCGACCGTGCCTTTGTCGTACCACTCGTGGTACTCGAGCAGCCGCTTCTCGGCCCACGCTTGCATTGTGCCCAGCGAAGCTGATAGGACTCGCACGTAGCCGGGCTCTCTGTCTTGCCTCTTGGCGTCGTTGGCCACCTCGACGAGCATGGCCAGCGTCGCGGAGATGAGGTCGGGTTCCACTTGCCCAGTGACTATGTACTGCTCGAACAGGATCCAAGCGAAGCACGCGTTGTGAACCATCCGGTTGATGCCGAAGGTGCTCCATGTCTTCTTGATCAGCTCGAGAAGCTCGTCTACTTCGTCGAGCACCACCGTCTCGTCTCTCCGGTCGAACACGGAGCGGAGCAAGGCTAAGTAGAGGTAGACGTTGAGGGGGTAGCCGTCGGCCCAATGGCACACCTCGCCGGGAACTCCATTGGAACGCCAGGCGAGGGCCATGACGGAGTTGCAGAGCGTGCGCATGGCTTCCGAGTTCTTGCCGGTGTCGATGGGCTTCGCGGCGCTCGATCGGATGACCTCGGCGAATCGAATGGCCGCGGAGTTCATTCGATCCAAGGGGACGGAAGGGTGCAGGAGGAGGCCGGCTTCGAGGATTTTGAGCTGCCGGCGTTGCCAGTGGTGGTACTCGTTCATGTCACTGAAATCCGAGGGTTTCAAGTGGCGAAGGAGCTCCAAGGGAAGAATGATGGTTTCCGCTTTTTTCCCGCCCTAATCGAAGAACAAAACCGATGGGTGCCAGATTAGGTTCGATTAGGTTAAATCAATCGACGACGAGGAAGGAGATTAGGAAATTTGGGGGATCGGGAAGGGCGATGGGTACCTGACCGACAACGGTGCGGACGAGGGTTTTCCGGAGGCAGTTATCCCTGTGCTCCGTGATGCCCAACTGCTGCCGCATGATCTCCGCGGAGGTCATCGGCCGCTGCCTCAGCTTCCCCGAGGACGGCCCGAGGGTTCCTCCGCCTCCACCCATGGCGGGCGACATGGCGGGCGACGAGAGGTGCGACATGACCCGCATCGGGGCGGCCCGCCGCGTGCGAAGCCCTAGAGATTTCTTGATCCGGCTATTGACGGACATATTGGCGCCCCCTCCCGCGCCGGCCGCGATGTGGGAGGAGGCCGGGGAGCGGCCAGCTTGGTCGGCAGAGGCATCGTAGTTTCCGGATCGGCTGCCGATGCCGGGCGCGGATCGGAACGCGGTGAAGAAGATCTCGTAGGCGGCAGCGCGGAAGTCGTCGCGCGTGAGGTCGTCGAGGCGGCCGAAGGGCCATTCTAGCGCGGCGCCTTCCTCGTCGGTCTCCTCCGCAACGAAGGGGGAGACACCGGAGGGGCGCCGGCGGACCATGGGGCGGCGGCGGCGTCAGGCGAAGGGGAATAGGGGTCCCCTGGTTTTGGGTGGTGGTgggtggaggaggaggaagagggcgtCGTTGGGATGCCAGGGACAGAGGAATTGGACGTTGGAGGTGAGGAGAGAGAAGAAGGAAATGGAATCGAAACCCGAAACGGTAACGCGCATCCTAATTCTCCTATTGATATTTCTATTTTTTGATCTCGTATTTTTTCTTCTCTCATTTATTGTTATTTACTCTTATTATAGTATTATTATGCGTCCCGTACAGCGACGAGTCGACGACTCGACTGACAGATAGTGACCGAAGAGATCCACGTTTGCAACCGAGAGCCAGATGAATGCCACCGTGGCGATGAGACCCGAAGGGAAACTGATCGACGTGGCATTCCTCCTTGTGGGGGCCCAACATTTATCCATGCAGATGAGAAGGCCGTAATTGGATAAACAGTCGTATGATGAGGTGGCGATATTGCTTGAGAAAATGAAGCGAGAATTTATCCAATGAAATAAAACCTTTTTTAAcgatttaagttaaataaaatggaaaaaaattGAGCAgccaagatttaaaatttattataaaattattataacaataattttttaaaataattgttcataTAAAAgcgaataatttattttaatatgctataaaatactgaaataagagtattattactttgatattttttttatagaatttaatAATTAAGGACCCTTTTAAATTTTACTCATACGTTTAACCATATTTTACTAAGAAGTTCAGTATTATCCATTTtacatattaaattttaaattttcaaaaacacaTGACACTTCCCCGGTATATCGTATCTTTCTTTCCATATTTAAAAGTTCTTtttcttatgtttattttttgaaaaaattatcctAAAATCCTATCCtctaggaaaaaaaaattattttcattctCTAACGAAATA contains:
- the LOC121998712 gene encoding protein unc-13 homolog, whose product is MVRRRPSGVSPFVAEETDEEGAALEWPFGRLDDLTRDDFRAAAYEIFFTAFRSAPGIGSRSGNYDASADQAGRSPASSHIAAGAGGGANMSVNSRIKKSLGLRTRRAAPMRVMSHLSSPAMSPAMGGGGGTLGPSSGKLRQRPMTSAEIMRQQLGITEHRDNCLRKTLVRTVVGQGGKKAETIILPLELLRHLKPSDFSDMNEYHHWQRRQLKILEAGLLLHPSVPLDRMNSAAIRFAEVIRSSAAKPIDTGKNSEAMRTLCNSVMALAWRSNGVPGEVCHWADGYPLNVYLYLALLRSVFDRRDETVVLDEVDELLELIKKTWSTFGINRMVHNACFAWILFEQYIVTGQVEPDLISATLAMLVEVANDAKRQDREPGYVRVLSASLGTMQAWAEKRLLEYHEWYDKGTVGVMENVLGLALLTSQILSEDASSNGINAGVIPQRTPLFPTKFSSISCVEQYVRSSLKSAFTKVFENGNGKFDSMVVEVDEDPNDTLVHLAKEVESLAVFEKENYSCILKRWHPVPVAVSLVTLHTCYGIVLKQHLSRIEGLTNEVVRVLHIAGKLEKMLVQMAVEESADAEAEAKMILREMVPYEVDSIIVSLLRNWIDERLRMGRECVTRAKDTESWNPKSKTEPYAQSAVDLMKLAKVTVDEFFEIQVGGRDDLAQTLAEGLDSLIQDYTSFVASCGSKQSYSPALPPLTRCNQDSMMLLLWKAATPCKAGIDPGLIGCKSGMKPNLLPVRKGAGDGTNHPRPTVSRGTQRLYVRLNTLHYLLGLLHSIDKSLSFFSRPGPSPSPRTPRRTPLRRRAVGPTHFDLARSAIHSAILHVAEVAAHRLIFLDSAPSFYDSLYVGGVGESRIRPTLRSLKQNLSLLVTVLSDRAQPLAVREIMKASFEAFLLVVLAGGPARAFYHSDYGMVMEDLANLKRIFCTCGEGLVTEEVVQKEAAGLEGVVALMSLQTEKLVEDFTIMACEASGLGRSMERVPMPPTTGRWSRTDANTVLRVLCHRNDDAANRFLKKAFDLPKRK